From a single Fulvivirga ulvae genomic region:
- a CDS encoding PorP/SprF family type IX secretion system membrane protein produces the protein MGKFFGIVFLLLQAFLLHAQQIPVYNHYYNNPYLFNPAEAGSNGYLNFTLNHRQQWRGIEGAPVVSTLTFEAPFDYKQHAYGMTIRNYERGLIKTNDLLATYAYTVYLTKVSKISFGLSAGVTSTDIDFNQIDDPDDPILDEFLRNNIQPIANFGFKLKTKSGLNLGITIPKLFKPAILNTQDFQNYEFSPFDEVLFSTYYKKKIDKKIVTRRIKGIRRRVAIEDSYAPLQMYLLYRYSKVADERIEVLSTLHLHEDFWIGGGYRLNYGAFGLVGFNISSFSFAYAYEPASNLVEGYASGTHELQLTINIGERKKLERTKPILRTIEKTETHRARYSVEDISEGGGEDKGSDRPKKYYVVIKTFKDFDSADAFVRRMKEERELYTNIFYNKVDNKYHVYTYQTFKLKEANEQKRALQELTKYKSVTIIAIEQ, from the coding sequence ATGGGCAAATTTTTTGGTATAGTATTTTTACTGTTACAGGCCTTTTTGCTGCACGCACAGCAGATTCCGGTTTATAATCATTATTATAATAACCCATATCTGTTTAACCCGGCAGAAGCAGGGTCCAACGGTTACCTGAACTTTACGTTAAACCACCGTCAGCAATGGAGAGGTATCGAAGGTGCACCGGTTGTGTCTACCCTTACCTTTGAGGCTCCTTTTGATTATAAGCAACATGCTTACGGTATGACTATACGTAATTATGAGCGCGGTCTGATCAAAACCAACGACCTTCTGGCTACTTACGCGTATACTGTCTACCTTACAAAGGTTTCAAAGATATCCTTCGGGCTTTCGGCAGGGGTTACCAGTACTGATATCGATTTTAACCAGATTGATGATCCGGATGATCCGATATTGGACGAATTCCTTAGAAACAATATTCAACCCATTGCCAATTTTGGTTTTAAACTTAAAACTAAAAGTGGCTTAAACCTGGGTATAACAATTCCGAAATTATTTAAGCCTGCCATTCTAAACACTCAGGATTTTCAAAATTATGAATTTTCACCTTTTGACGAGGTTCTCTTTTCAACATACTACAAAAAGAAAATAGACAAAAAAATCGTTACTCGAAGAATTAAAGGTATCCGGAGAAGAGTGGCTATAGAAGATTCATATGCACCATTACAAATGTACCTTTTATATCGCTATTCGAAAGTAGCAGACGAACGGATTGAAGTACTTTCCACGTTACACCTGCACGAAGATTTCTGGATCGGTGGAGGATACCGGCTTAATTATGGTGCATTTGGTTTAGTAGGCTTTAATATTTCTTCCTTTTCATTCGCTTATGCCTACGAGCCGGCCAGTAACCTGGTGGAAGGGTATGCTTCAGGAACCCATGAACTTCAGCTGACTATTAACATCGGAGAAAGAAAAAAACTGGAAAGAACTAAACCCATACTAAGAACGATTGAAAAAACTGAAACGCATAGAGCCAGGTATTCTGTAGAAGACATCTCAGAAGGTGGAGGGGAAGATAAAGGAAGCGACAGGCCTAAAAAGTACTACGTAGTGATCAAAACCTTCAAAGATTTTGACTCAGCCGATGCCTTCGTAAGAAGGATGAAGGAAGAAAGGGAGCTTTACACCAACATCTTCTACAATAAAGTTGATAATAAATACCATGTTTATACTTATCAGACCTTCAAACTGAAAGAAGCCAATGAGCAGAAACGTGCCCTGCAGGAGCTTACAAAGTATAAAAGTGTAACTATTATTGCCATTGAGCAATAA
- a CDS encoding DUF6952 family protein codes for MKIPEIKRLVENNTIEELIAAEEALINEEEPAVEINGADEGEKLTHVFAAIYIINKIKDDNVDFKTALRDYTGKVRESIS; via the coding sequence ATGAAAATACCTGAAATTAAACGTTTGGTTGAAAACAATACCATAGAGGAATTGATAGCCGCAGAGGAGGCTTTAATTAACGAGGAAGAGCCTGCCGTTGAAATTAACGGTGCTGATGAAGGCGAAAAGTTGACTCATGTATTTGCAGCTATTTATATAATTAATAAAATTAAGGATGATAACGTTGACTTTAAGACAGCCTTAAGAGATTATACCGGCAAAGTTCGTGAGTCAATTAGCTAA
- a CDS encoding AAA family ATPase, with translation MEENLQEEGLQEDNELIRFKNNVSAVRQEIKKILVGQDQLIDLMLVSLFTQGHILLEGVPGLAKTMGAKLFAQTLSVKYSRVQFTPDLMPSDVVGTSVFNMKDSEFRFNEGPVFANIVLIDEINRAPAKTQSALFEVMEERQITVDGTTYKMDFPFMIIATQNPIEQEGTYKLPEAQLDRFLFKIKLDYPGLNDEKTILRRFRSDFSLELMKAVKSVLKKKDIKEAGALIEKVHIKDEILDYIAEIVHDTRNNGDLFLGASPRASLALMRASKAVAAISARDFVIPDDVKFVSKAVLNHRIILNPDRELEGVEPEDVIDEIIKKVEVPR, from the coding sequence ATGGAAGAAAATTTACAGGAAGAAGGCCTGCAGGAGGATAACGAACTGATCAGGTTTAAGAATAATGTAAGTGCTGTAAGGCAGGAAATAAAAAAAATACTGGTTGGACAGGACCAGCTGATCGACCTGATGCTGGTATCTTTATTTACACAAGGCCACATTTTGCTTGAGGGTGTTCCCGGTCTGGCAAAAACCATGGGGGCCAAACTCTTTGCTCAAACACTATCAGTAAAATACAGCAGGGTACAGTTCACTCCGGACCTGATGCCCTCTGATGTGGTAGGTACTTCCGTTTTTAATATGAAAGATTCGGAATTCAGATTTAATGAAGGCCCTGTTTTTGCCAATATTGTATTAATTGATGAAATTAATCGGGCACCTGCTAAAACGCAATCGGCCTTGTTTGAGGTGATGGAAGAGCGCCAGATAACCGTAGATGGGACAACCTATAAAATGGATTTTCCATTTATGATCATCGCCACGCAAAATCCCATAGAGCAGGAGGGCACATATAAGCTTCCTGAGGCGCAGTTGGACAGGTTTCTTTTTAAGATAAAGCTTGATTATCCTGGTCTTAACGATGAGAAAACAATTCTGAGAAGGTTTAGGAGCGACTTTTCTCTTGAGCTTATGAAGGCCGTAAAATCTGTATTAAAAAAGAAGGATATTAAAGAAGCAGGAGCATTGATTGAAAAAGTCCACATCAAAGATGAGATACTGGACTATATAGCAGAGATAGTGCACGATACGCGCAATAATGGTGATCTTTTCCTGGGAGCTTCCCCAAGAGCCTCACTGGCACTTATGCGGGCATCTAAAGCAGTCGCGGCTATCAGTGCCCGAGATTTTGTGATTCCAGATGATGTTAAGTTTGTATCCAAAGCGGTGCTGAATCATCGTATTATTCTGAACCCGGACAGGGAATTGGAAGGGGTGGAGCCCGAGGATGTTATTGACGAAATTATCAAAAAGGTTGAGGTGCCAAGGTGA
- a CDS encoding stage II sporulation protein M, producing MKETKFIEQNKEKWLKFEQLLRLNRRDPDKLSDLFIQITDDLSYARTNYPNRSIRVYLNNLAQQLFYNIYKNKKESRNKFVNFWKEDLPSVVFHCRYELLTALAVFLLAFAIGVVSSVYDPEFARSILGDNYVDMTVKNIEEGDPMGVYKSSNEVDMFLGITLNNVRVAFLTFITGILASLGAVIVLVYNGIMVGTFQYFFIERGLGMESFLSIWLHGTLEISSIVIAGAAGIVLGRGFVFPGTHSRVRAFQLSARRGLKLLIGIVPILVFAALIESFVTRYTGLPDFIKLALILVSLLFMVFYFIWIPYSKHRNGTLQPLKETHLQSRNLKVPQLEGRVRKVNEIFRDSILIYQRIVKPYFKPALLLSLVYLGGAAVVLWEPVSNNIIHVNSWFFKKLSFLIDYQEFPLLFVINSIFFAGVVYLTLIQFPGYHNIEVSKRRIWMAGICGSVLINIPFFANGFISFLIWILIMPVALFSAFIYIRERLSFIGAMNRLSKLSGAALGRVLGFYVLLIFIGITFFILTDTPFFAFYIEFIEANFVLEPDTAYYTGLIINGIVMVLGIALVMPLFLLGFSIQYYTLEEIKEATWLKEQIAMFGKKER from the coding sequence ATGAAGGAGACAAAGTTCATCGAGCAAAATAAGGAAAAATGGCTGAAATTTGAACAACTCCTCCGCCTTAATAGAAGAGACCCGGACAAACTTAGTGATCTTTTCATACAAATTACAGATGACCTGTCTTACGCACGTACAAATTACCCTAACCGGTCTATCCGCGTATATCTTAATAACCTTGCCCAACAGCTGTTTTACAATATATATAAGAACAAGAAGGAAAGCAGAAACAAGTTTGTCAATTTTTGGAAGGAGGACCTGCCAAGTGTAGTTTTCCATTGCAGGTATGAATTATTGACAGCATTAGCGGTTTTTTTACTGGCATTTGCCATAGGGGTGGTATCTTCCGTTTATGATCCGGAGTTTGCCCGATCCATTCTTGGAGACAATTATGTTGACATGACGGTCAAAAATATAGAAGAGGGGGATCCTATGGGGGTTTACAAGAGTTCCAACGAGGTGGACATGTTTCTGGGGATCACCCTAAATAATGTGAGAGTAGCTTTTCTAACATTTATAACAGGTATTCTGGCCTCATTGGGAGCAGTCATTGTTTTGGTTTATAATGGCATTATGGTTGGTACGTTTCAATATTTTTTTATTGAAAGAGGTTTAGGTATGGAATCCTTCTTAAGCATTTGGCTTCATGGAACTTTGGAGATCTCATCTATTGTGATTGCCGGTGCAGCCGGTATTGTGTTGGGCAGAGGGTTCGTTTTTCCAGGTACGCATTCTCGGGTGAGGGCTTTTCAGCTTTCCGCCAGGCGCGGCCTCAAACTGCTCATTGGCATTGTTCCTATACTTGTATTTGCTGCATTAATAGAATCATTTGTAACCCGGTATACAGGGCTTCCGGATTTCATAAAGCTTGCCCTAATATTAGTATCATTGCTTTTTATGGTCTTTTATTTTATCTGGATACCATATTCCAAACATAGAAATGGAACACTGCAACCTTTGAAGGAAACTCACCTTCAGTCCAGAAACCTGAAAGTTCCACAACTTGAGGGCAGGGTAAGGAAGGTGAATGAAATTTTTCGCGACTCCATTTTGATCTATCAGAGAATAGTTAAGCCCTATTTTAAACCGGCACTGCTTCTGTCATTGGTTTATTTAGGAGGTGCTGCTGTTGTTCTTTGGGAGCCAGTTAGCAATAACATAATCCATGTAAACTCCTGGTTTTTTAAGAAGCTTTCTTTTTTGATTGATTACCAGGAATTTCCGCTGCTATTTGTTATCAATTCCATTTTTTTTGCCGGGGTCGTTTATCTTACACTAATTCAGTTTCCGGGTTATCATAATATTGAGGTGAGTAAGCGACGGATTTGGATGGCAGGGATATGCGGCAGTGTGCTAATTAATATACCATTTTTTGCTAATGGATTCATTTCATTTCTTATTTGGATATTAATTATGCCAGTAGCTCTTTTTAGTGCATTTATTTACATCAGGGAGCGGCTCTCGTTTATAGGAGCCATGAATCGTCTGAGTAAACTGTCTGGGGCAGCCTTGGGAAGGGTTCTGGGGTTTTATGTTTTGTTAATATTCATAGGGATTACCTTTTTTATTTTAACAGATACTCCGTTTTTTGCTTTTTATATAGAGTTTATTGAGGCGAACTTTGTTCTTGAACCGGATACGGCTTATTATACCGGCTTGATTATAAACGGAATCGTCATGGTGTTGGGAATAGCCTTGGTAATGCCTCTGTTTTTGCTGGGCTTTTCAATCCAGTATTATACGCTTGAGGAAATTAAAGAAGCCACCTGGCTTAAGGAGCAAATTGCTATGTTTGGTAAAAAGGAAAGATAA
- a CDS encoding RDD family protein, producing the protein MQKIEINTTQNVSIEFEAALLRDRILAFIIDFLIMGGASLVLSIIISIAFVSAAEYLYYLFIVPIIFFYSLAFETLNHGQSPGKRVLDLKVVKLNGAEPRSSDYVLRWAFRMIDIYLSFGVLAAIFIGSSNKNQRLGDMAAETTVIKIKPAKALRLNDIININSIDNYEPVFPEVKKLSEDNMLLIKNVIERYKVFPNQAHREAVHMLVAKVKEEINVEQGANRDIDFLQTLIKDYVVLTR; encoded by the coding sequence ATGCAAAAAATTGAAATTAACACCACACAAAATGTTAGTATTGAATTCGAAGCTGCTCTTCTTCGAGACAGAATTCTGGCATTCATTATAGATTTTCTCATTATGGGTGGGGCCTCCCTGGTTCTTTCTATCATTATTTCCATAGCATTTGTAAGCGCTGCGGAATACCTTTACTACCTTTTTATAGTACCCATCATATTTTTTTACAGTCTTGCATTTGAGACACTCAACCATGGACAGTCTCCCGGAAAAAGAGTACTGGATCTTAAAGTGGTAAAACTAAATGGTGCAGAACCCCGCTCAAGCGACTATGTGCTTCGTTGGGCCTTCAGGATGATCGATATTTACTTATCGTTTGGAGTACTTGCTGCAATTTTTATCGGAAGTTCAAATAAAAACCAAAGGCTCGGAGATATGGCCGCTGAAACAACCGTTATAAAAATTAAACCCGCAAAGGCATTGCGTCTCAATGATATCATTAATATCAATTCGATTGACAATTATGAGCCAGTGTTTCCGGAAGTAAAAAAGCTCTCCGAAGACAATATGCTACTTATTAAAAATGTGATAGAAAGGTATAAAGTCTTTCCCAATCAGGCACACCGTGAAGCAGTACATATGCTTGTAGCTAAGGTTAAAGAGGAAATTAACGTAGAGCAGGGAGCCAACAGAGATATCGATTTTCTTCAAACCCTGATTAAAGATTACGTAGTATTAACCCGTTGA
- a CDS encoding thioredoxin family protein: MAVEVLTDENFKEEINKGDKAVVKYFAGWCGSCRLFAPKFKRLSNDERFADIKFIDVDAEKNPDARKIAGVTNLPFFAVFKDGELVDTVASSKEEAVLELLGKLN, translated from the coding sequence ATGGCAGTAGAAGTATTAACTGATGAAAATTTCAAGGAAGAAATAAACAAAGGAGATAAGGCAGTGGTGAAGTATTTTGCGGGGTGGTGTGGCAGTTGCAGGCTTTTTGCACCTAAATTCAAAAGGCTATCTAACGACGAGCGGTTTGCTGATATAAAATTTATCGATGTGGATGCCGAGAAGAATCCTGATGCAAGAAAGATTGCAGGAGTAACCAATCTCCCGTTCTTTGCGGTTTTTAAGGATGGTGAGCTGGTTGATACTGTCGCTTCCAGCAAAGAGGAGGCAGTTTTGGAATTGTTGGGAAAATTAAACTGA
- a CDS encoding outer membrane beta-barrel protein yields MIGPRIGGQMSWVSYEDSQIKEYYDIEPLYGYFGGFTVAFRVRERFFLQTDFIYSRKGKLITGTDDASKSDPELEYRSIAHHFDIPIVYRMDFKGQFGDNLAFKYFVGLGPNISYWWKGNGTLRSGELIENHIDELEYDVKFGSSSDDDQGVLVVQDANRVQLGINFATGLVLEPAGGGVYILDVRFELGHSYLYKESPAQFTEATFTDPAKGRNMGFRLGVAYLLDTKVSQRKKGKSTGKRRK; encoded by the coding sequence TTGATAGGCCCGCGCATCGGCGGGCAGATGTCATGGGTCAGTTATGAGGATAGTCAGATTAAGGAGTATTATGACATCGAGCCTTTATATGGTTATTTCGGAGGTTTTACCGTTGCCTTTCGGGTGAGAGAAAGGTTTTTTCTTCAGACGGATTTTATTTATTCCAGAAAGGGGAAGTTGATAACGGGGACAGACGATGCTTCTAAATCTGATCCTGAATTAGAATACAGATCTATTGCACATCACTTTGACATCCCCATTGTTTACCGAATGGACTTTAAAGGGCAGTTTGGTGATAATCTTGCTTTTAAATATTTTGTTGGGTTAGGCCCTAATATCAGCTATTGGTGGAAAGGCAATGGTACATTGAGGTCAGGTGAGTTGATAGAAAATCACATTGATGAGCTCGAATATGATGTTAAATTTGGTAGTTCTAGCGATGATGATCAAGGCGTACTTGTGGTACAGGATGCCAACAGAGTACAATTGGGAATTAACTTTGCCACCGGATTGGTACTTGAGCCGGCTGGCGGAGGCGTTTATATCCTTGATGTCAGGTTTGAACTGGGTCACTCTTACTTGTATAAAGAGTCACCGGCTCAGTTTACAGAAGCCACTTTTACAGATCCCGCCAAAGGCAGAAATATGGGCTTCAGGCTTGGTGTAGCGTACTTACTGGATACAAAGGTATCTCAAAGAAAGAAGGGCAAAAGCACAGGAAAGAGAAGGAAATAA
- a CDS encoding FG-GAP-like repeat-containing protein, with amino-acid sequence MLHLYKNDHKLSICRLKPLFIFLFFIFLAGKSFSQIPVIKEVSPNSAYAGQTISIKGANFNASSIVSFGGALGNVISRTDQLIQVEVPAAATYDLISVTNLSNNLTGYSPLPFLLSYGGSSGITAADFEAQIDFNAKPGLYDLCVCDFDNDGLNDIIASNSKDNSITILKNTSTVGSVSFTATHPVVNAPTLNIKCGDLDGDGKPEAVLSEGGTGSKIFILDNNSTVGNISFTLDSKTVPSNSTKRIEIHDLDLDGRPEIIVADQANSKISVLKNTSSGSTLNFAVPVDISIPNGDVSGGIVVNDFNIDLKPDIITNNFLKDGKIFFSENKSTINNLQLSTFHFTDIGGTLANLKAADFNNDKKPELLATRYLSNDMVIMTNQSSKGGSLTFGSATSIPTALVPWGLDVGDMDGDSKADILVATLGSSKAVTVLNNNSSGSLSFQKLDLGVTYINRNVRSGDIDGDGKPDIIFTSVDDDNNGIPASKISIIRNANCVKPVIDPPGPMTVCTGNPLRLETQEVNGATYTWFRDGSPLPDTDPFIDVTISGSYTVLLDEAGSCSETSDPVSVTVQAPGTVGSPTINDPGPICIGGTLSLSATAIAGLTYNWEGPEGFTDTGNPVTLPDFKFINTGIYYLNVYSGTCLLETKQITIDAVEAPDFFIGGATGSNYCEGDNVTLTISPTSGSYTYQWFKDNNPISGATSASYSATTSGAYKATVKYDVSCPPVGTDPVNIAFFTAPQAQFDGPTTACASQNVTFTNQSTVASGTTAQYKWEFGDGTSSLSKTPPPHVYQEGSYTVILTVSYIGLSCEDTTVKSITVKSGLSPEISTTTDVLCAGESAELSLSQSFDSYAWSTGETTPTISVDQSGTYSVTVSDATGCEGSANITLNAFPDPEVRITADRLSVAPGETVQLEASGLQNYSWSPAEPLDDATIPNPTATIKETTEFIVSGQDGNGCTGESSITIFSQTDLIGNLLKPKNFFSPNTSDNINSVWLIEKIEQFPQCGVTIVDQTGNILLEEKPYLNNWDGTVQGQELPSGVYYYVIKCDDDEIVKSGSITLLR; translated from the coding sequence ATGCTACACCTATATAAAAATGACCATAAACTATCTATATGTCGGCTCAAACCGTTGTTCATATTCCTCTTTTTTATATTCTTAGCTGGTAAATCTTTCAGCCAGATCCCGGTGATTAAAGAAGTGTCTCCCAATAGCGCTTATGCCGGACAGACAATAAGTATAAAAGGGGCAAATTTTAACGCTTCATCTATTGTTTCATTTGGAGGTGCCCTGGGAAATGTAATCTCCCGTACTGATCAGTTGATACAAGTGGAGGTTCCCGCTGCTGCAACATATGATCTTATCTCTGTCACAAACCTGAGCAATAACTTAACCGGGTACAGCCCTTTGCCTTTCCTGTTAAGCTATGGAGGCTCTTCGGGTATTACAGCAGCAGATTTTGAAGCGCAAATCGACTTCAATGCAAAACCAGGCTTATATGATCTTTGTGTATGCGACTTTGACAACGATGGATTGAATGACATTATTGCTTCTAACTCCAAGGATAATAGTATCACTATACTTAAAAACACAAGTACAGTGGGTTCCGTTAGCTTTACTGCCACACACCCTGTCGTAAATGCCCCTACACTTAATATAAAATGCGGCGACTTAGATGGGGACGGCAAGCCGGAAGCAGTATTATCAGAAGGAGGAACAGGTTCAAAAATTTTCATCCTCGACAATAACTCAACTGTAGGTAACATTTCCTTTACCTTAGACTCTAAAACCGTTCCCAGCAATTCCACTAAAAGAATTGAAATCCATGATCTTGACCTTGATGGCAGACCTGAAATTATTGTAGCAGATCAGGCAAATAGCAAAATATCTGTTCTTAAAAACACCTCAAGCGGAAGCACATTAAATTTTGCAGTTCCAGTGGACATTTCTATACCCAATGGTGATGTCAGTGGAGGCATTGTGGTCAATGATTTTAACATTGATCTGAAACCTGATATTATTACAAACAACTTTTTAAAAGATGGTAAAATATTCTTTTCGGAAAACAAAAGTACTATAAACAACCTGCAGTTGAGTACTTTTCATTTTACGGATATTGGTGGTACACTGGCTAATCTTAAAGCTGCAGACTTCAATAATGACAAAAAACCTGAGCTCCTGGCCACCCGCTACCTAAGCAACGATATGGTTATTATGACCAATCAATCTTCAAAAGGTGGTAGTTTAACATTCGGAAGTGCTACATCAATTCCTACAGCCCTGGTACCCTGGGGGCTTGACGTCGGAGACATGGATGGTGACTCCAAAGCTGATATACTTGTGGCAACACTTGGGAGCAGTAAGGCAGTAACTGTTTTAAATAATAACAGTTCCGGCTCGTTGTCTTTCCAAAAGCTGGACCTGGGGGTCACCTATATTAACAGAAATGTAAGATCGGGAGATATTGACGGTGACGGCAAACCAGACATAATCTTTACAAGTGTTGACGATGACAATAATGGCATACCTGCGTCAAAGATCTCTATTATAAGAAATGCTAATTGTGTTAAACCTGTTATTGATCCTCCCGGGCCAATGACAGTCTGTACAGGAAACCCTTTGAGACTCGAAACTCAAGAGGTAAACGGAGCCACATACACATGGTTTAGAGATGGCTCTCCCCTACCGGATACTGACCCGTTCATTGATGTTACTATCTCAGGGTCTTACACGGTGTTACTGGACGAGGCCGGCTCATGTTCCGAAACCTCCGATCCTGTTTCTGTAACTGTACAAGCACCTGGCACAGTGGGCTCACCCACAATAAATGACCCGGGCCCTATATGTATTGGAGGTACATTAAGCCTTAGTGCCACTGCTATTGCTGGCTTAACCTACAACTGGGAAGGTCCGGAAGGTTTTACAGACACTGGTAATCCTGTCACCCTCCCAGACTTTAAATTTATCAATACCGGTATATACTATCTGAATGTTTACTCAGGAACATGTCTTCTGGAGACCAAGCAAATCACGATCGATGCCGTGGAGGCTCCTGATTTTTTTATTGGAGGAGCCACTGGATCAAACTATTGTGAAGGTGACAATGTAACTCTTACTATTTCACCTACCTCTGGAAGTTACACTTATCAATGGTTTAAAGATAACAACCCCATCAGTGGTGCAACATCTGCATCTTACTCAGCTACTACTTCCGGCGCTTATAAAGCAACCGTTAAATACGATGTATCTTGTCCGCCCGTAGGGACTGACCCTGTTAATATAGCCTTTTTTACTGCTCCTCAGGCTCAATTTGATGGTCCAACCACCGCGTGTGCAAGTCAGAATGTAACTTTCACTAATCAGTCAACCGTAGCTTCAGGGACAACAGCTCAGTATAAATGGGAGTTTGGAGACGGCACCTCTTCATTATCCAAAACACCTCCCCCACATGTATATCAGGAAGGGTCATACACTGTCATCCTAACAGTTAGTTATATTGGGCTTAGTTGTGAAGATACAACTGTTAAGTCCATTACTGTAAAATCTGGGCTAAGCCCCGAGATAAGTACAACCACAGATGTACTTTGTGCCGGTGAGAGTGCTGAGCTAAGCTTATCTCAAAGTTTTGACAGCTATGCCTGGAGTACAGGAGAAACTACCCCGACAATTTCTGTTGATCAGTCCGGTACTTATTCTGTTACTGTATCAGATGCTACCGGTTGTGAGGGTAGCGCAAATATCACCCTTAACGCTTTTCCCGACCCTGAAGTGAGAATAACAGCAGACCGGCTAAGCGTAGCCCCTGGAGAAACCGTACAACTGGAAGCCTCCGGCCTTCAAAACTATAGCTGGAGTCCGGCAGAGCCTTTGGATGACGCAACTATTCCGAATCCAACCGCTACAATTAAGGAAACAACCGAATTTATAGTAAGTGGTCAGGATGGCAATGGCTGTACGGGAGAGTCATCTATCACCATTTTTAGTCAGACTGATCTTATTGGAAACCTGCTTAAACCCAAAAACTTTTTCTCTCCAAACACCAGCGATAACATCAATTCGGTATGGTTGATAGAAAAAATTGAGCAATTTCCTCAATGTGGGGTTACCATTGTCGACCAAACGGGAAATATACTATTGGAGGAGAAGCCTTACCTGAACAATTGGGACGGAACAGTTCAGGGACAGGAGCTTCCCAGCGGAGTTTATTATTATGTGATTAAATGTGATGATGATGAAATTGTTAAATCAGGTAGCATAACCTTACTTCGGTAG
- a CDS encoding phosphoribosylanthranilate isomerase: protein MALKTFVKVSTVNNLSDARYCAGMEVDIIGFNLEKESSNYISPENYKELTEWLSGVLYAGEFDSYNSTEIIKTIEDYNIDYIQVADYGQIDDLKKLDIPLILKIDISASGQIPANLEIDYLLITSEEDELTADQIKKLSDVSNHYNILLGAGITEQNAETVVKETNAYGIALQGGDELRPGYKDYDELADILEALEEEDY, encoded by the coding sequence ATGGCTCTCAAAACCTTTGTTAAAGTAAGCACGGTAAACAACCTGTCTGATGCCCGTTATTGCGCAGGAATGGAGGTAGATATCATTGGGTTTAACCTCGAAAAAGAGAGTTCCAATTATATTTCACCTGAAAATTACAAAGAACTTACAGAATGGCTTTCCGGAGTGCTGTATGCTGGTGAGTTTGATAGCTATAACAGTACCGAAATTATTAAAACCATAGAAGACTACAACATTGATTATATACAAGTTGCCGATTACGGACAAATCGACGATCTAAAAAAACTTGATATTCCTTTAATTCTCAAAATTGATATAAGTGCGTCGGGTCAAATTCCTGCTAACCTGGAAATTGATTACCTGTTAATAACTTCTGAAGAAGATGAACTGACAGCAGACCAGATTAAAAAACTGTCAGATGTCTCCAACCATTACAACATTCTTTTGGGAGCCGGTATTACAGAGCAAAATGCAGAAACCGTCGTGAAAGAAACTAATGCATACGGAATTGCACTGCAAGGTGGTGATGAACTCAGACCAGGCTATAAAGATTATGATGAACTGGCAGATATTTTAGAAGCATTGGAGGAAGAAGATTACTAG